A genomic segment from Malaclemys terrapin pileata isolate rMalTer1 chromosome 1, rMalTer1.hap1, whole genome shotgun sequence encodes:
- the LOC128830301 gene encoding olfactory receptor 52N4-like — protein sequence MAAFNLTHSDSSTFILMGIPGMEAAHVWISIPFFMFYIMTLMGNFMVLFVVGKEQTLHKPMFLLLCILALTDIGMTNSVMPKALCIFWFNMKGITMGECLTQMFFLHAGSLVHSAVLVTMALDRYVAICKPLRYASILTNARIANLGLLCLMRAVLFILPLPLLLSRHPFCNNLNIPHTYCDHMAVAKLSCGDITVNIRYGLVMGLILIGLDLMLIALSYALIMRAVLRISSEKSHQKALSTCTAHICVMLTSYTSYLFAVLTQRFGQSIPPHILIIFVNFYTATPPMINPIIYGVKTKELREKLGKYICRM from the coding sequence ATGGCTGCTTTCAACCTCACCCACTCTGACTCTTCAACATTCATCCTAATGGGCATCCCTGGCATGGAAGCTGCCCATGtctggatttccatccctttctttATGTTCTACATTATGACCCTGATGGGAAATTTCATGGTTCTGTTTGTTGTAGGCAAAGAGCAGACCCTGCACAAGCCGATGTTCCTGCTGCTTTGCATACTGGCGCTCACAGACATTGGCATGACTAACTCTGTCATGCCAAaggcactgtgtatattttggttcaataTGAAAGGCATTACTATGGGTGAATGTctcacccagatgttcttcctTCATGCGGGTTCTCTGGTACATTCAGCTGTCCTCGTCACAATGGCCCTTGATCGCTATGTTGCCATATGTAAACCTTTGAGATACGCCTCCATCCTCACCAATGCACGAATAGCTAACCTAGGGCTACTGTGTTTGATGAGAGCTGTTCTCTTCatcctgcctctgcccctgctcctgagCAGGCATCCATTCTGTAACAACCTCAATATCCCCCACACGTACTGTGACCACATGGCTGTGGCAAAGCTATCGTGTGGGGACATCACAGTCAACATTAGGTATGGATTGGTAATGGGGTTGATACTCATTGGGTTAGACCTGATGCTCATTGCCCTGTCCTATGCTCTGATCATGAGGGCTGTCCTCAGAATCTCCTCTGAGAAATCCCACCAGAAAGCCCTCAGCACTTGCACAGCCCACATCTGTGTGATGCTGACATCTTATACTTCCTATCTCTTCGCTGTTCTGACACAGCGGTTCGGTCAGAGCATCCCTCCCCATATTCTCATCATCTTTGTCAACTTCTATACCGCCACACCCCCCATGATCAACCCTATCATTTATGGAgtcaaaaccaaagagcttcGTGAAAAACTGGGCAAATACATCTGCAGAATGTGA